The window CCATGACGGTTAGTTTGATTGCCCCGATTGCGATGGAGCAAGGATTGCGCTTCGCGATTCGTGAGGGTGGTCGTACCGTTGGTGCGGGTGTTGTTGCTAAGGTTATCGAGTAATCGATTTTTGAAGGTGGCGCGACCGAAATCGCGTCATTTGTTCTTTATCTGTTCTTTAGGAAAATTCATGCAAAGTCAACGTATCCGTATCCGTCTTAAGGCTTTTGATTACAATTTGATTGATCGTTCTGCGGCCGAGATTGTTGAAACGGCAAAGCGCACGGGTGCGGTGGTGAAAGGGCCGGTCCCTTTGCCGACACGTATTCAGCGCTTCGATATTCTGCGTTCTCCGCATGTCAACAAAACATCTCGTGATCAATTG of the Chitinivorax sp. B genome contains:
- the rpsJ gene encoding 30S ribosomal protein S10 — its product is MQSQRIRIRLKAFDYNLIDRSAAEIVETAKRTGAVVKGPVPLPTRIQRFDILRSPHVNKTSRDQLEIRTHLRLMDIVDPTDKTVDALMKLDLPAGVDVEIKLQ